One window from the genome of Musa acuminata AAA Group cultivar baxijiao chromosome BXJ1-4, Cavendish_Baxijiao_AAA, whole genome shotgun sequence encodes:
- the LOC135581173 gene encoding bZIP transcription factor RISBZ2-like encodes MEKKTSPPLPSKGFDRERQRDREMERVFSVDEIGDSFWAASPAPPPGLPLPPGGAAMNRSPSEWYFERFLAEEPAPAPTAASSAPNSNPNPSFHPNPNRNVAPNPSASSSVVGSNFCEGRRELGRVGDDEVVEIKAPIVVAVPPQPSDLPATVDPGHYQTLLKHKLDIACAAVAMSRGSSVQDSASIADSMSPISDVSHLGSQAPVKGNASTVQHKAGGGPGGVPALSILQNSGTQGRPATSGSSREQSDDDDEVEGDAETNDNMDVTDIKRIRRMLSNRESARRSRRRKQAHLSELEVQVSQLRIENSSLLKRLTDINQKYSDAAVDNRILKADVETLRAKVKMAEETVKRVTGVSPLYPIISDMSNISLSFAGSPSDATSDAAVPVHDDSNHFYHVSPHEQRVTTCLPDIGVAPAVENAVRGAAAAGRIAGPASLQRIDSLEHLEERMFGGPTSPLQWDTAAWDPDTSLTNNKN; translated from the exons ATGGAGAAGAAGACGTCACCTCCTCTGCCTTCCAAGGGATTCGatcgagagagacagagagatagagagatggAGAGGGTCTTCTCGGTGGACGAGATAGGCGACTCCTTCTGGGCCGCCTCCCCCGCCCCGCCGCCGGGGCTCCCCCTTCCGCCCGGCGGAGCCGCCATGAACCGGAGCCCCTCGGAGTGGTATTTCGAGAGGTTTCTGGCAGAGGAGCCCGCCCCCGCCCCTACCGCTGCCTCCTCCGCCCCCAactctaaccctaaccctagcttcCATCCCAACCCCAACCGTAACGTGGCCCCCAATCCGAGCGCCTCCTCTTCCGTCGTGGGGTCGAACTTTTGCGAGGGTCGGAGGGAACTGGGACGAGTCGGGGATGATGAGGTGGTGGAGATTAAGGCGCCGATCGTTGTGGCTGTACCTCCACAGCCTTCCGATCTGCCGGCTACCGTCGATCCCGGGCACTACCAAACGCTTTTGAAGCACAAGCTGGACATTGCCTGTGCCGCTGTCGCCATGTCCCGG GGTTCTAGTGTTCAAGATTCTGCTTCTATAGCTGACAGCATGTCACCGATTTCAGATGTTTCGCATCTTGGTTCTCAAGCACCTGTGAAGG GAAATGCTTCTACAGTGCAACATAAGGCAGGTGGTGGACCTGGTGGAGTCCCAGCTCTGTCCATTTTGCAGAATTCAGGCACGCAAGGTAGGCCAGCTACTAGTGGTTCATCAAGGGAGCagtcagatgatgatgatgaagttgAAGGAGATGCAGAAACCAATGATAATATGGATGTAACCGATATAAAACGCATAAGAAG AATGCTCTCGAACCGAGAATCAGCAAGACGTTCAAGGAGGAGAAAGCAAGCACATTTGAGTGAGCTTGAAGTGCAG GTCTCCCAATTAAGAATTGAGAACTCATCTCTCTTAAAGCGGCTAACCGACATTAATCAGAAGTACAGTGATGCTGCAGTTGACAATAGGATATTGAAGGCAGATGTGGAGACATTAAGAGCTAAG GTGAAAATGGCTGAGGAGACAGTAAAGAGGGTAACTGGAGTGAGTCCTTTGTACCCAATCATCTCTGACATGTCAAATATCAGTTTATCCTTTGCTGGGAGCCCATCCGATGCAACCTCCGATGCTGCTGTTCCTGTCCATGATGACTCAAACCACTTCTACcatgtgtccccacatgagcagaggGTAACCACCTGCCTTCCAGACATTGGGGTTGCTCCCGCAGTCGAGAATGCAGTCCGTGGTGCTGCGGCTGCAGGGAGGATCGCTGGACCCGCTTCCTTGCAGCGGATAGACAGCCTGGAGCATCTTGAAGAAAGAATGTTCGGAGGGCCAACCTCACCCCTGCAATGGGATACCGCTGCATGGGATCCTGACACCTCCCTCACCAACAACAAGAACTAA
- the LOC135672652 gene encoding uncharacterized protein LOC135672652 isoform X2 → MEREAKKEAFRKYLESSGVLDALTKVLVALYEENDKPSSALEFVQQKLGGPSISEYEKLQAEKSDLQSKYDELLAAHRETCRELADLRNLKLTTSSKENTDGDKLKN, encoded by the exons ATG GAAAGGGAAGCAAAAAAGGAAGCTTTCAGGAAGTATCTGGAATCAAGCGGGGTGCTTGATGCTCTCACTAAAG TTCTTGTTGCACTGTATGAAGAAAATGACAAGCCTTCATCTGCCTTAGA GTTCGTCCAACAAAAGTTGGGTGGCCCATCAATTTCTGAATATGAAAAGCTACAAGCTGAAAAGTCAGATTTGCAATCGAAATATGATGAGCTCTTAGCAGCTCACAGAGAAACATGCAGAGAG CTCGCGGATCTACGAAACTTGAAGTTGACAACATCGTCAAAGGAGAACACAGATGGAGATAAATTGAAAAATTGA
- the LOC135672652 gene encoding uncharacterized protein LOC135672652 isoform X1, with product MEREAKKEAFRKYLESSGVLDALTKVLVALYEENDKPSSALEFVQQKLGGPSISEYEKLQAEKSDLQSKYDELLAAHRETCREGHFSCIYCMKGSYWHIPGSCCIGSSRIYET from the exons ATG GAAAGGGAAGCAAAAAAGGAAGCTTTCAGGAAGTATCTGGAATCAAGCGGGGTGCTTGATGCTCTCACTAAAG TTCTTGTTGCACTGTATGAAGAAAATGACAAGCCTTCATCTGCCTTAGA GTTCGTCCAACAAAAGTTGGGTGGCCCATCAATTTCTGAATATGAAAAGCTACAAGCTGAAAAGTCAGATTTGCAATCGAAATATGATGAGCTCTTAGCAGCTCACAGAGAAACATGCAGAGAG GGTCATTTTTCATGCATCTATTGTATGAAGGGATCTTATTGGCACATTCCTGGTAGTTGCTGCATTGGGAG CTCGCGGATCTACGAAACTTGA
- the LOC135581178 gene encoding glycine-rich RNA-binding protein RZ1C-like isoform X1 → MSAKEENRIFVGGLSWDTTERRLEAEFSRFGKVIEAQIMLERDTGRPRGFGFVTFSDPHAVEDAISEMHERELDGRVISVNKAQPKMTTDDSAYGYNGGRYTSGGRGDYRGGDGPPPAGRSDECFKCGRLGHWARDCPLAGGGSDGRFSSRPKFGGGRGRGDRIGGPDRFNDRYDGGRYGNRDRIDSRDSRYSGGRDRFDNDSDHDRYGPPRDRFSGDRYGEHPDRYPQNGYSRERSYDRDGPRGGGGGGGYSRDGGPRGVSGYERDGPRGGGGSGRYGAGGPARYDGSGSFRDRPGPYDRPTRGGRPSSYDAGY, encoded by the exons ATGTCGGCGAAGGAAGAGAACCGGATTTTTGTGGGAGGCTTGTCGTGGGACACCACAGAGCGGCGGTTGGAGGCAGAGTTCAGCCGCTTCGGGAAGGTTATCGAGGCCCAA ATCATGCTGGAGAGAGATACTGGCCGTCCTCGTGGATTTGGATTCGTTACATTCTCTGATCCACATGCAGTGGAGGATGCTATCAGTGAGATGCATGAGCGTGAGCTGGATGGACGTGTCATTTCAGTGAATAAGGCTCAGCCTAAGATGACCACAGATGACTCTGCCTATGGATATAATGGTGGGAGATACACGTCGGGAGGTAGAGGTGATTACCGTGGTGGCGATGGGCCACCACCTGCAGGGCGGTCTGATGAATGCTTCAAGTGTGGTCGACTTGGACACTGGGCACGTGATTGTCCTTTGGCTGGGGGAGGCAGTGATGGTCGTTTCTCTTCTCGCCCCAAGTTTGGTGGTGGTCGTGGCCGTGGGGATCGTATTGGGGGACCAGATCGCTTCAATGACCGTTATGATGGAGGCCGTTATGGGAACCGAGATCGTATTGACAGCAGGGACAGTCGTTATAGTGGTGGTCGTGATCGATTTGACAATGACTCTGATCATGATCGATATGGGCCTCCTAGGGATCGCTTTTCTGGTGATAGGTATGGAGAGCATCCTGACCGTTACCCACAGAATGGATACAGCAGGGAGAGAAGCTATGATAGGGATGGTcctcgtggtggtggtggtggtggtggctataGTAGAGATGGAGGGCCAAGAGGTGTCAGTGGCTATGAGAGGGATGGTCCACGTGGTGGTGGCGGCAGCGGAAGATATGGGGCTGGTGGGCCTGCACGTTATGATGGCAGTGGAAGTTTCAGGGACAGGCCTGGGCCTTATGATCGACCAACTAGGGGTGGGCGCCCATCATCCTATGATGCTGGCTATTGA
- the LOC135581178 gene encoding glycine-rich RNA-binding protein RZ1C-like isoform X2 produces MLERDTGRPRGFGFVTFSDPHAVEDAISEMHERELDGRVISVNKAQPKMTTDDSAYGYNGGRYTSGGRGDYRGGDGPPPAGRSDECFKCGRLGHWARDCPLAGGGSDGRFSSRPKFGGGRGRGDRIGGPDRFNDRYDGGRYGNRDRIDSRDSRYSGGRDRFDNDSDHDRYGPPRDRFSGDRYGEHPDRYPQNGYSRERSYDRDGPRGGGGGGGYSRDGGPRGVSGYERDGPRGGGGSGRYGAGGPARYDGSGSFRDRPGPYDRPTRGGRPSSYDAGY; encoded by the coding sequence ATGCTGGAGAGAGATACTGGCCGTCCTCGTGGATTTGGATTCGTTACATTCTCTGATCCACATGCAGTGGAGGATGCTATCAGTGAGATGCATGAGCGTGAGCTGGATGGACGTGTCATTTCAGTGAATAAGGCTCAGCCTAAGATGACCACAGATGACTCTGCCTATGGATATAATGGTGGGAGATACACGTCGGGAGGTAGAGGTGATTACCGTGGTGGCGATGGGCCACCACCTGCAGGGCGGTCTGATGAATGCTTCAAGTGTGGTCGACTTGGACACTGGGCACGTGATTGTCCTTTGGCTGGGGGAGGCAGTGATGGTCGTTTCTCTTCTCGCCCCAAGTTTGGTGGTGGTCGTGGCCGTGGGGATCGTATTGGGGGACCAGATCGCTTCAATGACCGTTATGATGGAGGCCGTTATGGGAACCGAGATCGTATTGACAGCAGGGACAGTCGTTATAGTGGTGGTCGTGATCGATTTGACAATGACTCTGATCATGATCGATATGGGCCTCCTAGGGATCGCTTTTCTGGTGATAGGTATGGAGAGCATCCTGACCGTTACCCACAGAATGGATACAGCAGGGAGAGAAGCTATGATAGGGATGGTcctcgtggtggtggtggtggtggtggctataGTAGAGATGGAGGGCCAAGAGGTGTCAGTGGCTATGAGAGGGATGGTCCACGTGGTGGTGGCGGCAGCGGAAGATATGGGGCTGGTGGGCCTGCACGTTATGATGGCAGTGGAAGTTTCAGGGACAGGCCTGGGCCTTATGATCGACCAACTAGGGGTGGGCGCCCATCATCCTATGATGCTGGCTATTGA
- the LOC135672653 gene encoding small heat shock protein, chloroplastic-like: MAMAAASSLVLAGPSSLLSGQALRPTQRHPSTVALPSPSCRRRLRISAEAAPQGTGEGTEKTDAINVRFEKDGNKQHEASAIDRQPRRWAFDVSPLALVDTMSPMWTMKRMLETMERLFQESMSLPGSSVVEMRRPLEIKETDDEIRLRFDMPGLSKDDVKVSVEGDMLLIKGENKVKEEGAGWSSASYHMRFMLPDNCDKQAVKAELRNGVLLVAVPKTKTDRKVLNVEIL; encoded by the exons ATGGCCATGGCTGCGGCGTCCTCCCTTGTTCTCGCTGGTCCCTCTTCGCTCCTTTCCGGCCAAGCTCTGAGGCCCACGCAACGCCATCCCTCGACGGTGGCGCTTCCGTCGCCGTCTTGCCGTCGCCGGCTTCGGATATCGGCTGAGGCGGCGCCGCAGGGCACTGGGGAAGGCACTGAGAAGACCGACGCCATCAACGTCCGCTTCGAAAAGGATGGTAATAAGCAGCACGAAGCCAGCGCCATCGACCGGCAGCCTCGGCGGTGGGCCTTCGACGTCTCACCCCTCG CTTTGGTAGATACGATGTCGCCCATGTGGACGATGAAGAGGATGCTGGAGACGATGGAACGGCTCTTCCAGGAATCCATGTCATTGCCGGGGAGCAGCGTGGTGGAGATGAGGCGTCCATTGGAGATAAAGGAGACCGATGACGAGATCAGGCTAAGGTTCGACATGCCGGGGCTGTCCAAGGACGACGTGAAGGTGTCGGTGGAGGGGGACATGCTGCTGATCAAGGGGGAGAACAAGGTCAAGGAGGAGGGCGCCGGGTGGAGCTCCGCCTCCTACCACATGCGCTTCATGCTCCCCGACAACTGCGACAAGCAGGCGGTGAAGGCGGAGCTCAGGAACGGGGTTCTGCTTGTGGCCGTCCCGAAGACGAAGACGGATCGCAAGGTCTTGAATGTTGAGATCCTGTGA